The stretch of DNA CTTCATATTTATGTAAAAATTGTGGGAAAGTCCATTCCGATATTAGCCCACATTTTACTCATATATTATTTAAAAAGTGTAACTGTGGCACTCGAATTGCAGTTAGCTTATTTTCAAAAAGGGTAAGAAATAAGGCGATTTGTAATCAGTGTCATGTACCATTAGAATTTAAAGAGAATAGGGTAATTTGTATTCCTGTTATTGGTGGACCTTCCGTGGGGAAGACAAGCTACGTAATATCTACGATAAATAAATTTTTAAACGAATCGGTAATGAATAATTTGCGAGTTAAAATGGCTAGCCAGCATGGGCAACATGAATTATTAAGATTAACAAAAGGAATGAAAAAAGGAATTTTCCCTCCCAAAACAGCAACTGCTATGCCGTTAGACTATAATATGCTAGTAAAAAAAGGGTCAAGCTCAATAAACGTGGAAAGAATGGTCTGTTTATATGATTTTGCTGGTGAAATCTATGAAAGTAGTAATAGAATGGCGCAATATCGAGTATTTAATTATTTCCATGGACTAACTGTTATTATTGATCCATTTTCAATTTCAAAGGTCCGAGAGAGGTATGAAACTCAAAAAGGATTTGATAAATACAGGGCTAGTGAGAGTTGTTTGTCAGATACATTAGACATTCTTGTTTTATACTTAGAGAAACATTATGGAATAAAGGCAAAAGAGAAAGTGTCACAGCCTGTATCATTTATTTTCACAAAAGTAGATGCATATGATTTATCGGAGCAAATTGGAGTAAATGCGGTTCAAAAGTATATGGATGAGAATAAGAGAAAACTATTTAAACTAAATGAAAGAAAAGTAAGTAATATGATGTGCGAAAAGTTTCTAAAGGAAAATGGTGAAGCCAACTTTTTGAATAGATTGGAACATAAATTTAGTAATTATCAATTTTTTGCAAGGAGTTCTTTATTTAACGAGAACAGTCTAAATTCAAATGATGTATCTTTTAATTGGATGTTGAAACAAATTGATAAAAGAGTAATATAAGTTCTAAGGTTATGAGGTACCAACAACAATTAGTCCACATTAATGTAGTAACTCATATACAAATAAAAAGTTTTTTAAAAAAATAATTTAAATTTTCACTCATTTTTTAATATAGTAGGACCCTCGTAAATTTGAAGGGTTCTATTTTTTTATGAACACCACACTTACTATAGATTAAAAGAAAATGTTTACGTTCAAAAATAATTACTTAATTAACATAAAAGGTAAATTATTCCTATTGGTGTTATAATATACATAACAATCTGAAGTAGAGAAGGGGGATATTATGTTCATATTCCGTAAAGTAGGAAAAATTACAAACTCAGTTGTAGGAGGAGCGGCAGAGGGTGGAGTCAATCTATTTAGTAAAGTAGTTTCTACTAAAAACGATAAGGTCGGTAATTATATCAATGAAGTAGGCACTAGTGTAATAAACGCTTCAAAGAGTGCGGTGGATTCTGTTGGTCAATTTGCCGATGGTGCAGTACGAACAAGTTATGGTGCATGGAAAAAAGATGATAGCATCAAACAGCAAGGTTGGAGTGAGATGAAAGATTCAACTGTACGAACTGTAAGAGGAATTGGGACAAGTGTTAAATATACATTTCATAATGGAAAAGTTGTTTATCGTGGCCTTCGGACAAATGACAGAGGACAAATTGTAGAAGGTCTTAAAAATTTGGGGAAAGTGGCTGCCGTTACAACGTTTGCTGTTGGAATAATTGACATATTAGATGGGACAGACCATGCGGAAGCCAAGATTCTTGAAACTAGAAATGATCATTTGCAAGGGTTGGAACATTCAGAAACAGGTGTACCGTTTCAAACAAAAGTGATTGAGCTATCAAATGGGGATGTTATAGAAGGGACCTTCCCTGTATTTGAATCTAAGTTTACTGTTGTTCTTACAGAAGAGGTATATGAGAAAAGTGATAGATTCCATTTTTCAGTAGCAAACGATGTTCTTTATGAATCGATTCAAGGCAATCCTACTTTGGCAAATGAACTAGGTCTATCCTCATCTGATATTGTAGACATTTCCCAAAATACAACGCCTGAAGGATATGTTTGGCATCATAGCGAAGATCCTGGAGTTCTCCAACTTGTAAATGAGGAATCTCATAGCAACACAGGACATACAGGTGGAAGAGAAATATGGGGCGGGGGTGGAGAGAAGCGTTAGTTATGAGTGCTTGTCACTTCCCTAAATGTGCTCTGTCACTTTTTTAGAAATGTCTATTCCAGTCCATGCTCTTAAAGGAGCATAGGCTGGATTTTTTTATTCTGCTTGATTTGATGTTTTAATAAGTGCTTCAGAGGGAATAAGTGATTAAACATTTTACTTCTAAGGTAAGAGGAATGCTATTGGTATTCAAATATTCGCAAGTTCTTTCGAATATTAGGTAGAGGAAAATTAAAAATACATATAGTAAGACAAATTATGCTAAAATTAGGTAATTTCTGTGATTATTTGCAATAGTTAAGTTAAAATGATAGTAGAGTAATAGGTTTCCATATCAACAAGAGGTGGCTAAGAAATGAAGAAGAAACTATTATCATTTAAAACGAAAACGATAACGATAGAGCAATTGATGAAGCTGGCTGGCGATGTTGATTATAATGAATTTGCTACAACCATTAATGAATATGTCGCAGAAAATCTACTAGAGCCTGTAAATGCTAGCCGGACAAATGGAAGAAGACCCTCGCTTTATAATAAATACCGCATTAACAAACCAAAAGAAGACTACTCAACTGCATTAGATGAAATAAAATTACTACATCCAAACTTTAATCATTCCAAGTACGCTAAACAGCCTGCCATGTACGTGAAGTACAAAAAAGAAATTGAACTATTAAGTCAGTTCTTTTGGGAACAGGAAGACCTGCTAAAACAACCAATGTCTATGAATGAACGTTCTTTTCAAATATGGGGAATCGAAAAGCTAATCAAAGAGAAATCAGTCATTAAAACGATCTTTCAATTTAATGATTTAGATATGTCCATCTTAAATGTCTATGAAACGCCTGAACCGTTTTTTGAATACAATTTTGCGAATGAAAAAGAGATGAATATTTTAATTATCGAAAATAAAGACACGTGGTTCACGTTACGAAAAATTATGCGTGAGGAAGGAATTAACTATTTGTTCAGGGATTACCATGTGTTGCTATACGGCGAAGGGAAAATGATCATTAGTAGAAACAACCGCTTAAACGAGTATGATCAATTATTAACTGGAAGTGCAAATAACTACTTTTATTTCGGTGATTTAGATTACGAAGGAATTGATATTTATCAAACGCTTGTCACAAAAAATTGTGAACTATCAATCCACTTATGTACAGAGCTGTATGTGTTGATGCTAAAGGAAGCAAATATATACAACTTACCAAAGGCAAAAGCTGGCCAAAAGAAAATCGATCTTTCACTATTTTTAAATGAATTTACAGCCTCCGACAAGGCAGACATCACAACTATTTTAGAAAATGGTTATTATATCCCGCAAGAAATATTAAATTACCCATTATTTAAAGCAAAAATGATGGAAAGGTTGAATGACTAGATGTTTAATTTTTTAGAAGGCTTTCAAAGGCGAATGGAGATTGTCGGTATTGTTGAATCAATCGTCAATCGGAAGAAAAGAAACATGGAAATCGAGCGCTTATTTAATGACAATGATTTTATTAACCTTGTATTCTCTGTTTTATTATTTATTATGGAAAAAACATTAGCGGAAGATAGTGATTGTGATAGTAGCCATATCCAAAAGTTTATCGGTAACATTCTCCCTCCTTATTACGATATGCACTTACAAGAAGAGGATTTATATCAGTTAACACAGTACATATTGAAAAATGTCCTCCAAAACGAAGGAGTCGCTTACCATTTTCAAACGATAGATTATGAACAGAAGAAAAGAAAAAATATAGCGATTCGCTTAGTCGCTGACCACGTGCAAGAGGTTAATGGAGGATATAAAATAACATATTCCCTTACAGACCAAGGATATGACTTTTTATTTCGGACAAAAGAAGTTGACCAAGAAATCCAAATTACAATAGAAGAATTAAAGTTAAAAGAATTGATTAAACGGAAAAACTTTAAAAAAGCGCATAATCAAAGCCAAAATCTTATACAGATGGTCCGTCAAAAGAAAAAAGAAATACATTTGTTTATGATGAAAATTAAAGAAAATATCCATGATGTCGATATTGATGAGTACGAGCGGTTAATTAATAGCACCTATGATTTACTACATGAAGAGTATGAGTTATTGAGTGGCATTATGGATATGGCGCGAAAATCAGAAGAGAAAATACGCCAGGAATACGAAGATAAAATGAAGCTGGATGAAAGTTTAAAAAAGGCCCAGTTTGAAATAAAGCAGATCAATCAAAATATTAAAGCGACATTAAGTGAGCAAAAGGACTTAATAATTACACGTCAATCTTTATCAAAAGTGTACATTGAAACGATCGGTGATTCTTTCCTCTATAGCATGGAAAAAAGGTTTGATTTTGAAGAATTAATTCTTAAGCAGATGGAGCAGCATGTCGATAAAGTTGAACACTTTTGGAAGCTAGTTAACCCGTTGTTTTTACCGAACATCCATCAAAATATGAATATTCGAAGTGTGTACGAGCCGCAAGGAATGATTAAGTTAGAAGAACAAGAGAATACGAACGTCATTGAAAAAGAAGTGCTGCAAGAAGATACAGAACAAGAGCGCATCGCGCAAATAAATGAAACATATGTAGAAATTTTACATTATCTTTTTAACTATGGACTACACGATACTAATGAGTCTAGTCTCGAAGAGGTTATCGCTTCCTTACAACGTGATGATGAACTATTTCAGCGCTTTTGTGAAGATCGCCTGTTATTTACGACGTTACTAAAGTTATATGATATCGGAGAAATCGATCTGAAAGTATGGCGTAGTAATAACGATAAAGTAGTCATGAACTTATCGGAAGAATTAAATTTAGATTATTGTTTTTCCGAATTACATCAAACGTACGAGTACATGAATAATATCGAAAAGATTTCCCTGTTTAAAAAAGATAATTCCGTCGTAGAAGTTGATGTGAAAAGAACCATAAATGAAGAATTGCAAGTGTTAGAAAAGGTCACAGTATCAAATTTCATAATAAAGGTGGATAAAAGCGGTGAGTAGTGTAAAGTCAGGTATCCAAATCTTTAAAATCCTTGTCGAGCACG from Lottiidibacillus patelloidae encodes:
- a CDS encoding HNH endonuclease translates to MFIFRKVGKITNSVVGGAAEGGVNLFSKVVSTKNDKVGNYINEVGTSVINASKSAVDSVGQFADGAVRTSYGAWKKDDSIKQQGWSEMKDSTVRTVRGIGTSVKYTFHNGKVVYRGLRTNDRGQIVEGLKNLGKVAAVTTFAVGIIDILDGTDHAEAKILETRNDHLQGLEHSETGVPFQTKVIELSNGDVIEGTFPVFESKFTVVLTEEVYEKSDRFHFSVANDVLYESIQGNPTLANELGLSSSDIVDISQNTTPEGYVWHHSEDPGVLQLVNEESHSNTGHTGGREIWGGGGEKR
- a CDS encoding TRAFAC clade GTPase domain-containing protein; amino-acid sequence: MKVPSYLCKNCGKVHSDISPHFTHILFKKCNCGTRIAVSLFSKRVRNKAICNQCHVPLEFKENRVICIPVIGGPSVGKTSYVISTINKFLNESVMNNLRVKMASQHGQHELLRLTKGMKKGIFPPKTATAMPLDYNMLVKKGSSSINVERMVCLYDFAGEIYESSNRMAQYRVFNYFHGLTVIIDPFSISKVRERYETQKGFDKYRASESCLSDTLDILVLYLEKHYGIKAKEKVSQPVSFIFTKVDAYDLSEQIGVNAVQKYMDENKRKLFKLNERKVSNMMCEKFLKENGEANFLNRLEHKFSNYQFFARSSLFNENSLNSNDVSFNWMLKQIDKRVI